One Falco peregrinus isolate bFalPer1 chromosome 6, bFalPer1.pri, whole genome shotgun sequence DNA segment encodes these proteins:
- the TENT5C gene encoding terminal nucleotidyltransferase 5C — MAGKGSSTDCMSCSVLNWEQVSRLHEVLTEVVPIHGRGNFPTLKISLKDIVQTVRSRLNEAGIVVHDVRLNGSAAGHVLVKDNGLGCKDLDLIFQVSLPSEAEFQLVRDVVLRSLLNFLPEGVSKLKISPVTLKEAYIQKLVKVYTESDRWSLISLSNKHGRNVELKFVDCIRRQFEFSVDSFQIILDSLLFYYDYSETPMSEHFHPTVIGESMYGDFEAAFDHLQNKLIATKNPEEIRGGGLLKYSNLLVRDFRPMDKNEIKTLERYMCSRFFIDFPDILDQQRKLETYLQNHFSKEERSKYDYLMILRRVVNESTVCLMGHERRQTLNLISLLALKVLAEQNIIPNATNVTCYYQPAPYVSDVNFSNYYLANAPVSYSQPYPTWLPCN; from the coding sequence ATGGCAGGCAAAGGAAGTAGCACAGACTGCATGTCATGCAGTGTACTGAACTGGGAGCAGGTCAGCCGTCTGCATGAGGTTCTTACAGAGGTGGTTCCGATCCATGGGCGAGGTAACTTCCCGACACTGAAGATATCTCTGAAGGACATTGTTCAGACAGTTCGGAGTAGGCTGAATGAAGCAGGCATTGTGGTACATGATGTCCGCCTGAATGGCTCTGCAGCTGGTCATGTCCTGGTCAAGGATAATGGGCTGGGATGCAAAGACCTCGATCTCATTTTTCAAGTTTCTCTTCCAAGTGAGGCAGAGTTTCAGTTAGTTCGAGATGTGGTCTTGCGGTCCCTCTTGAATTTCTTGCCAGAAGGGGTAAGCAAGCTAAAAATCAGTCCAGTAACACTGAAGGAAGCCTACATCCAGAAGCTAGTCAAAGTGTACACAGAGTCTGACCGTTGGAGCTTGATATCACTTTCTAACAAACATGGGAGAAATGTGGAGCTGAAGTTTGTAGACTGTATACGACGGCAGTTTGAGTTCAGTGTGGACTCCTTCCAAATCATATTGGACTCCCTGCTCTTTTACTATGACTACTCAGAAACTCCCATGTCAGAGCACTTCCATCCAACTGTGATTGGGGAGAGCATGTATGGAGATTTTGAAGCAGCTTTTGATCACCTCCAGAACAAGCTGATAGCTACCAAAAATCCTGAAGAGATCAGAGGTGGTGGGCTTCTGAAGTATAGTAACCTCTTAGTACGAGACTTCAGGCCCATGGATAAGAATGAGATCAAAACACTAGAGCGCTACATGTGCTCCCGATTCTTCATAGACTTCCCAGACATCCTGGATCAGCAGCGCAAACTAGAGACCTACCTCCAGAACCACTTCTCCAAAGAAGAGAGGAGCAAATATGACTACCTCATGATTCTGCGCAGGGTGGTGAATGAGAGCACAGTCTGTCTCATGGGACATGAGCGAAGGCAGACTCTCAACTTGATTTCTCTGCTAGCACTCAAGGTGCTGGCAGAGCAAAACATCATCCCTAATGCCACTAATGTTACCTGTTACTACCAGCCGGCACCATATGTCAGTGATGTAAACTTCAGCAACTACTATCTTGCGAATGCTCCTGTGTCGTACAGCCAGCCCTACCCCACTTGGTTGCCTTGCAATTGA